The Ferrimicrobium acidiphilum DSM 19497 genome has a segment encoding these proteins:
- the pcaF gene encoding 3-oxoadipyl-CoA thiolase: MPKAYLVGGVRTPFGRYGGVLASVRTDDLAARVLAELMGRFPSVAGHVDEVILGCANQAGEDNRNVARMAGLLAGLGVETPGVTVNRLCGSGLEAIMTASRLIKSGDGEIVIAGGVEGMSRAPFVMPKAASAYDRAMEVFDTTLGWRFVNTRMREEFGVDSMGETAENVAQEFSISRDDQDAFAMRSQERAAKAQENGRLGREIVSVEVQSRRETKVVDRDEHPRLTSLDKLAELKPAFRNGGTVTAGNASGLNDGAAAVLVASERAVERYSLTPVAEVMAGATAGVPPRIMGIGPVPASRRVMDRLNLRITDFGVIELNEAFAAQSLACLRQLGLPDDADFVNPNGGAIALGHPLGASGARLALTATTELGERDLDLALVTMCIGVGQGIAAVFKRVD, from the coding sequence ATGCCAAAGGCCTATCTTGTCGGGGGAGTTCGAACTCCGTTCGGGCGCTATGGAGGCGTACTCGCCTCTGTGCGTACTGACGACCTCGCAGCACGGGTGCTAGCTGAGCTCATGGGGCGCTTTCCGTCGGTGGCTGGACATGTCGATGAGGTCATTCTTGGATGTGCCAATCAGGCAGGTGAGGACAATCGCAACGTCGCCCGGATGGCGGGCTTACTCGCTGGTTTGGGGGTCGAGACCCCAGGTGTGACCGTGAACCGGCTCTGTGGATCCGGACTTGAGGCGATAATGACGGCCTCGCGCCTGATCAAGAGTGGAGATGGGGAGATCGTCATCGCCGGTGGAGTCGAGGGTATGTCGAGAGCACCGTTTGTAATGCCAAAGGCTGCGAGCGCCTACGACCGCGCCATGGAGGTCTTTGATACCACGCTCGGATGGCGTTTTGTCAACACTCGTATGCGTGAGGAGTTCGGCGTAGACTCGATGGGGGAGACCGCCGAGAACGTCGCTCAGGAGTTTTCGATATCTCGAGATGATCAGGACGCCTTCGCTATGCGCTCACAGGAGAGAGCCGCCAAAGCACAGGAGAATGGTCGCCTAGGGCGGGAGATCGTCTCGGTCGAGGTGCAGAGCAGACGCGAAACAAAGGTTGTCGATCGTGATGAGCATCCTCGGTTGACCTCGTTGGACAAGCTCGCAGAGCTCAAACCTGCCTTCCGTAACGGGGGTACAGTGACGGCCGGAAATGCGAGTGGGCTCAATGATGGCGCCGCCGCTGTCTTGGTCGCTAGTGAACGGGCTGTGGAGCGCTATTCGTTGACTCCGGTGGCGGAGGTGATGGCGGGAGCAACCGCTGGCGTCCCTCCACGGATCATGGGCATAGGACCCGTGCCGGCCTCGCGCCGGGTTATGGATCGTTTGAATCTACGGATTACTGATTTTGGCGTCATAGAGCTCAACGAAGCCTTCGCCGCTCAGTCGCTCGCCTGCCTTCGTCAACTTGGTCTTCCAGATGATGCCGACTTTGTGAACCCCAACGGTGGCGCCATCGCCTTGGGGCATCCACTTGGGGCGAGCGGCGCTCGTCTGGCGCTTACCGCTACGACTGAGCTGGGTGAGCGCGACCTTGATCTTGCACTGGTAAC